Below is a window of Rhodamnia argentea isolate NSW1041297 chromosome 11, ASM2092103v1, whole genome shotgun sequence DNA.
ATGTGATCAATAGGTAGGACAAAAATTAGCAGAACCAGACTAGACAGTCCATGAGTTCCAAGTAAGTCAGCAGACAGTTCTGATTCTGGCATATCCAATATCTTCAATCATATTTAGGTCTTTCTTTTCATCGTCCCCATCTGAATTGTCAGAGGGCTTCTTAACTAGTAGAGGAGACTCCTTTCCAGTTCCTTCACACAGTCGAAGCCTTTGTAGTAGTTCCTGGCAGTCATCGTCACTGGCCATCACATTCAAACAGACCTTACCCTTCCAGCATAAAATTGCCACCAGGGATTCATCCACCCAAGTGTCGCTGAATGGCGATTCACCATCTGCACAAAAAGGAACATTCAAATACCATATATGGACATTTCAAATACTAAAGCAAGAATTGTAAATTGAATCTACCGACCTTTGTTCAGGACGACCACACAGCAACCCGGCTTTAGCTGTGATGCCTTCTTCCCAAACTCAACATTGACGAAATTTGTGAATTTCCTGCTCTTATAGAGCAAAAGATGCCCGAAGTCTGTGGGCGAAGCATGCAGGATTTGTTTGGTGATGTGTGGGAGAAGAATGGGCAATCCTTCAGAAGATATCCGGAATATGCACGAAGCAGAAGGATCTTCTTTTGACTTCTTTCTCTCCTGtagttttaaagaaaaaatgagtttgATGTTTCTGGAAATACAGGTACCtagtttttcttctgttttttgccAAGCAGGTACCTTGACGCACAAGTACAGATTCAGAAGAGACAACCAACGGCAATATTGCATGACACCAAGCACATATGCAAATCATATTTCAAGAAGAGACATCTGCTAACTCAACATCAACCATAACActggaacaaaaaggaaacagaaaggTTCCATCTGATCAAGTGCAAAATGAAAATCGAGAACTTTTCTTAAATAAGTCTTCAATTTCTGCTTTCCTCCAAACTATTTGGTACCTGAATCATGGACATTCTAttcgaaaatgaaaatgataaaatGTGAAACTTAAGCGTCAATAGATGTAAATAATTTGCTTAAGCGTCAATAGATGTAAATAATTTGGTAGGATGTTCTTGTGAATTTATTATCTTCTATCCCACTAAATTCTGATTTCCACTTTCTTAGTTCTGCTGAAAGTTGTCACAGGGGAGTTGGAGAGAGCTGAAGTAGATACTTTTGCAGGGAGCCTCCTATCATCACTAAGAAGCCATAGTTGAGATGaatttttctccaaagaaaCCATGAGGTCAACAAACCTCAAAAGTAGTTAAGGTTTGAAcccaaaggggaaaagaaacgTATGCGCATGCCCACATATGGGCAAGCGAGAGAGACGGAGGGTAAGCACAGGGCTTTAATGTGTAATTTTGGTCTCAGTCTGTacagcaaaagtagaaaagcaCAGCATGAAGAGGAAGTGGGATCATACAGATAACTAGAGGCTTGGTTATATAAGTTATAAGATCCCTattcattttggtctcttacGATCATAATGAAAACATGGAAAACGGGTTTCAGATGCATTCCAATATCAAGCCAGTAGAAGTGAATGTTGCATGCTTTTCCATTAAAAAGGTTTTGAAATTCCCAAGAAACATGTTCTCTATGTCAATTTCCACGTTCCAATGGAAATAAGAGAGCAGAAACCCAGCCAGATACACTTATTACTCGATGGATTCATTGCATTAGGTTTAGAACAGTTTTTAGAAGTAATAAGATGAGTTTTATCTGGAGTAGACCCCTTTTTTTATCTGGGAAGTAGACCCCTTAAGGTGACCATCATGTATCAAGCTATAAAACCACCTAAAATGACCTGTTTTCACATGATATAAGCAAAACCTGCAGACAGATTAAGGAATAGACGAAGAATATGAAGTAGAAACTTACAAACATCTTCTGCCCTACATAAGTTATCTTGAGTTGCTGCCtgatttgaaaattcaattccAGGAGATCCTTGACCGACTTAGAAACATAGTAGATTCTCTTCACAAGGTCAGACTCCGCATTTCTTGTCACAAGGTGGCCACTCAATGTGAATGACTCATCAATACCATAAAATGTCCTGATACTGTTGATAACGACTTCATCTTTTAAGAAAACAATCGGATCAACTCCATTCCACTTGCTTTGGTTCTGGAACATTCTTTTATCTTCTGCTTTTTCTTGGTCATTAGAAGCCTTGATCTTTGGAGGGTTCTGCTCCATGCAAGTATTACAATGGCCAGACTTGAGAGAAGACTTATCAGGGCCATCAGTGAAATCAGTCTCCAAAACTGATTTCGGAAATACTCCAAGTTGCAAACTCTCTTGAAGGACCTgatatggaaatttttttagcttcCCGGTGTTTTCAGTGAATAGTGTTCCTTGTGAACTTGTTGGTTCTACATGTATGGCTGCAGAAAACAAGCAAGCTTAAAAGGTACATCAAAGAAACACTTAGTTCTTCTTAAAAACAACTGATGTGATTCTGTAATGCTAATTTGAACTATCTCACAAGTacacaacaaacaaaaaagagacTATGTTTCATCAGATTAAGAACCGctattacaaaaaaattgcataaaacAGTTGATTGATGATGTTAAATACTCCATGAATTTTCAGAACCACACACGTCACCCTTCGCAGGACTTGCTAGACAAACCTTTGCTGTTGTTAATGCCCAGACgatatgcaaatgtcatgagGTTCATATTCAGCAGTATCAACAAACAGATCAGCTAACAAGGGTAAGCTATAAGCTTTGAAAGCCCGTTGAAGATGTCTGAATGGCCTCAAAAACAAGAATTAATATATTTCTTTAATATACTACAATTACCTGGTGAGGCAGCAAGTTTTCGGAACACAGCAATGAAGAAGGCACCCCCATTCTGATCATGAGGCATTATTCTCATACAGCGTTCCAAAGGAAAATCAGAAATTTCAGTATCAGTGGTGAGGCGATTCTCCACCAGCCAAAAcccattttcagaatttttattgTCACTAAACTCTCGTCCAATTGCCTCATCCGTATGTGTTTTACCAGAAGGAAACATACTGGAAGCAACTCCACCCCTGCGAGCTTCAGGAACATCAAGGAAGGAACAAAACCAAGAAAACTTGTCACGTACCTGCAATCCAAagcaaaatatatgaaaatctatGGAAGTGAAAAAACTTCCTCCTGTAACTGCACTATTAcaataacttttattttttagataagTGGACATTATCGGATGTTATAGCCTAAAGCTACACTAAGATTTCCTAGTGCATTACCTAGTTCACAAAATTTCTTTTAGTTGGAGTGGGATAAAAATTACAGTGAAGAATTCAAACAACACATAAATAACCCTTTCTCTGCACTTCATCCAAGTTAGAGATCACGTCAATTCAAAGTAAAGATCCTTCCTTCCCAATGGTTTCTGTTACACTTTTGAGAATAATCTCTCCTGTTGGTTGAATCAATTCTAAATTCCAGCTAGGTTCCAACACGCTGGAAAAAACAGCGGATTGTGGCAGGAACTACTTCAATATTAATAGTGATTCCATGCAGTGATACCCGACCAAAGCTTCTTCTGCTAAAAAGATTGTAAGCAGGCAATTATACTCTCTTATGCTTAACTGGATGCAATATAAATCCTGTTAAAGACATAAACATTCTTCATTAACAGCCGATGATAAATGCACATCCAATATCTGCCCTACATAATCAAGAATTAAGATAATAGCAAATTTTCACAATTGTCAACTGTCAAAAGATCTGAACTAGAAATCTTATCTACTGATCACCTTGGATGTGAAAATTCAAGCTTGTATGGCATGTTTAACATTAATAAACCACCAGAGATCTTTTGAGACAAACAAAGTGATGCAGTCAAAATGCAGATTTTTCAACTAAAGAATGCAAACAATTAAGTCCGATTGCAAAACCTAACCTTCCATTTTCGAAGGCCAGGGCGGCGAACAAGCTGGGGGAGCTCACTGGAAACGTCAACAAGTTCAACTGAGTCACCACACCTTCTTAGGATCTtcaaaaggagacaaaagtaAGATTGCACCTTGTGGAAGTAAAAGTGGTTACACAAATACCAGCAACATGAAAAGACAACCCATAAAGCAGAGCGTGAAAAATAGGGAAAGCAAAAAAGCACATGTTGCAAGATAGCACAATCAGGAATAAATAATTTGATGAGGCCGAAGAGCTAGTAACGTTCCTCCATTAATAAGCAGAAAAGCAACCATTCTGCCTAGTGTTAGGTGGAACAGGAAGATGATGGATCATCTATAAAATAGTCAAAAACTGGATCCCACATAATGATAGGTACAGCACAGCACGTCCCCAACTTCAAGGGCATCTCTGCCATGTTACGGCTTTCCATATGAAAACTGGAAGTTAGTACATGCAAGGAACCTTCACATATTACGAAAAGTCATGCTTCATAAAAGGAAGCATACAGGGTAGTTTAACTTCAAAGTTGGGCAATGTTAGTCAATTACAATGACACCTGAAAAATAGTTTCCTATGCTATTGTACAATTTATGTCCATCCTTCACTTAGTTAAACTTGCAATTACAGCTTCCTGACTGCTTACACACTTTGCTTAAGCATAAAGTTGGATTTCAAGTTTCTAAGTAGAAGTAGCTACTATCACGAGTTCGGGCAGTGTGAAGCCCTTATACACATGGACTTCTAGCTTAAATCCACTAAGTCACTGTTTCCAAGTTCATTTATGGCCATGAGAGAATACATATAATCTATGAATGACCTTTCACGTAGTATACCATATTTTTTCTGGGAAAGCCATTATGTTTACTTAGACAAGTAACCCTCCTAGCCAATGCCACTTTAAGATGGATGAACCTAACCTTATCAGCCACTGAAGAGGTTATGGTCAAGTAATTTAGTAGAAACAATATAATTTGAGTCCAAGCACACCAAGGTGTTTCCCTCAATTGTAGTTGAAGAACTACTTGAGAGAAAGTTCTGCGTAAGTATTACCACAGTTGATAATTATAACACAAGAAAACCAGACATTTGAATATAGAAATGGTAATACCAAAAACAGAATAATGAGTAAATATAAAGGGTGTCATCGAGAAAGATCTTTGGTTTTGAGAATATGGCTCTTTCCCAGAAGTGAGACACTACCTCCGCAACCACCGCCTCATTCTCAACCGGATTCATGGAGCAGGTTGAGTAGACCATACGGCCATCGACTTTAAGTAATGATATTCCTGGCACGACCAATGTGAGTAAAAATGACGGGATTGGGCATCTATGAGgacaaaagaattataaaatcCAGGAAACTTGTCAAAGAAGAACGTGTCAGTAAAGAAACAAGACCATAAAAACCGCAATAAAGCCGGAAAATCAAAGATATCTATTATGTTTTGCTCTAGAATTAAAGCGGATCCAACACTATGTACAAAAGACAATCTTGCATAGACCTTTCACTAATTATTTCGGAAGGAATTTCAACTTCTGGATGAAATATTTAACAGACGCCTACATGAGAAACAGAAAGTTCCCTGGAGATGAATGACAGTGAAAGAATCCAATAGAAACCtcaaagagtaaagaaaaatcTCAGGATCGCTAAGAACATTGAACAacattataaaatacaattaactAAGAAACTTAACGGAAGGAAAGAATGGCATTAAAACATCAAGTTCCTATAGCATGTACCTCGCATGGCTATCTGCACTTGTAGGCCATGAAGTCCATTGGCAATTCCTGCCTTCCTGCAGGACCACAGAAAAAGATTTTAACAAGCTGTAAGAAACTAAGGGACGGAGCACTAAGGTACTTGAAGCCCCAACATACATACCATCTCCACCAAATATTTGGAGCTTTCCTAAGTGTACCATCTCCACTGCATGGCACATCACATAGGACACGATCAAATAAGGTTTGACTGATTTCCCACTCCGATAGGCTACCCTTTTCAGAAGCATTAGAATGACTTGTGCTTGTAAGGCAGCCTGGGAAATTTTGAGCTTCATGGTTTGTGACCATTAAGTTGGCAGTGcacattcttttcattttgtgaaTAAGAACATCAGATCTTTTGAAACCAACATCATTTGCCACTATCTAACAAAAAGAACACAGACAACATTAAAATCAAGTCTGTGAGATTTTAAGCTATCAGCATGCAGTTCAGCACAGACGAGAACAGAAATGACTGCAGACTACCAGGTTCTAAGAGAGGGTAAGACACCATGTCGTAAGGAAGCCTACCAGCCCCTCAGGTAGCAATCTTGAATTGACAGACTGATTCATAATTTCAAGCATTTGATAAGTTTTTGAGCCAGGTGCAGCACACACTGCATATAATTAAAAGAAGTTATCAGAAAGAGCTCGGATTTGGCACATTATCAAAATGCTTGagaataattttatattttgatataCTTTCTTTTGGGGGTAACAAAGTACATTTCGCTTTTAACATTTCATCTTTGTGTTTTACATATGCTTCTTCTCCCAAAGAAGAAAATACTTCAATTTCCCTTTCAAAACCTCCCATTCAGGATGAATGTTTAGGGACCATGTAGAAGCTCTTTAGACAGTCCTTGTATATTTACAAATGCTTCCTAtccataaaaaagaaagcacTACAAGATTTACAAATGAAGAATCTATAAACTGTGAAGCAATGacataaaaagaataaacaatATAGCATGAAGAGCAATTTACATGGCTAAAA
It encodes the following:
- the LOC115739349 gene encoding RNA cytosine-C(5)-methyltransferase NSUN2-like isoform X2: MQPLPFFNLRPPPPLTVPHCHSRSEPAADGSPTPPRQRRPEMVGGRGRLSGRPQRTQFDRRRERVSTRPTSDGSGDENDDHTDDAPPWRLPSVQNRAFEEYYREQGIVSADEWDAFMEYLRKPLPATFRINSCRFCFDIRFQLESEFSNNLQAEFIDGNEVEAVRPLPWYPDNLAWQSNFCRKQLRKNPNLERFHEFLKLENEIGNITRQEAVSMVPPLLLDLSPEHFVLDMCAAPGSKTYQMLEIMNQSVNSRLLPEGLIVANDVGFKRSDVLIHKMKRMCTANLMVTNHEAQNFPGCLTSTSHSNASEKGSLSEWEISQTLFDRVLCDVPCSGDGTLRKAPNIWWRWKAGIANGLHGLQVQIAMRGISLLKVDGRMVYSTCSMNPVENEAVVAEILRRCGDSVELVDVSSELPQLVRRPGLRKWKVRDKFSWFCSFLDVPEARRGGVASSMFPSGKTHTDEAIGREFSDNKNSENGFWLVENRLTTDTEISDFPLERCMRIMPHDQNGGAFFIAVFRKLAASPAIHVEPTSSQGTLFTENTGKLKKFPYQVLQESLQLGVFPKSVLETDFTDGPDKSSLKSGHCNTCMEQNPPKIKASNDQEKAEDKRMFQNQSKWNGVDPIVFLKDEVVINSIRTFYGIDESFTLSGHLVTRNAESDLVKRIYYVSKSVKDLLELNFQIRQQLKITYVGQKMFERKKSKEDPSASCIFRISSEGLPILLPHITKQILHASPTDFGHLLLYKSRKFTNFVNVEFGKKASQLKPGCCVVVLNKDGESPFSDTWVDESLVAILCWKGKVCLNVMASDDDCQELLQRLRLCEGTGKESPLLVKKPSDNSDGDDEKKDLNMIEDIGYARIRTVC
- the LOC115739349 gene encoding RNA cytosine-C(5)-methyltransferase NSUN2-like isoform X1, whose protein sequence is MQPLPFFNLRPPPPLTVPHCHSRSEPAADGSPTPPRQRRPEMVGGRGRLSGRPQRTQFDRRRERVSTRPTSDGSGDENDDHTDDAPPWRLPSVQNRAFEEYYREQGIVSADEWDAFMEYLRKPLPATFRINSCSRFCFDIRFQLESEFSNNLQAEFIDGNEVEAVRPLPWYPDNLAWQSNFCRKQLRKNPNLERFHEFLKLENEIGNITRQEAVSMVPPLLLDLSPEHFVLDMCAAPGSKTYQMLEIMNQSVNSRLLPEGLIVANDVGFKRSDVLIHKMKRMCTANLMVTNHEAQNFPGCLTSTSHSNASEKGSLSEWEISQTLFDRVLCDVPCSGDGTLRKAPNIWWRWKAGIANGLHGLQVQIAMRGISLLKVDGRMVYSTCSMNPVENEAVVAEILRRCGDSVELVDVSSELPQLVRRPGLRKWKVRDKFSWFCSFLDVPEARRGGVASSMFPSGKTHTDEAIGREFSDNKNSENGFWLVENRLTTDTEISDFPLERCMRIMPHDQNGGAFFIAVFRKLAASPAIHVEPTSSQGTLFTENTGKLKKFPYQVLQESLQLGVFPKSVLETDFTDGPDKSSLKSGHCNTCMEQNPPKIKASNDQEKAEDKRMFQNQSKWNGVDPIVFLKDEVVINSIRTFYGIDESFTLSGHLVTRNAESDLVKRIYYVSKSVKDLLELNFQIRQQLKITYVGQKMFERKKSKEDPSASCIFRISSEGLPILLPHITKQILHASPTDFGHLLLYKSRKFTNFVNVEFGKKASQLKPGCCVVVLNKDGESPFSDTWVDESLVAILCWKGKVCLNVMASDDDCQELLQRLRLCEGTGKESPLLVKKPSDNSDGDDEKKDLNMIEDIGYARIRTVC
- the LOC115739349 gene encoding multisite-specific tRNA:(cytosine-C(5))-methyltransferase-like isoform X3, giving the protein MEYLRKPLPATFRINSCSRFCFDIRFQLESEFSNNLQAEFIDGNEVEAVRPLPWYPDNLAWQSNFCRKQLRKNPNLERFHEFLKLENEIGNITRQEAVSMVPPLLLDLSPEHFVLDMCAAPGSKTYQMLEIMNQSVNSRLLPEGLIVANDVGFKRSDVLIHKMKRMCTANLMVTNHEAQNFPGCLTSTSHSNASEKGSLSEWEISQTLFDRVLCDVPCSGDGTLRKAPNIWWRWKAGIANGLHGLQVQIAMRGISLLKVDGRMVYSTCSMNPVENEAVVAEILRRCGDSVELVDVSSELPQLVRRPGLRKWKVRDKFSWFCSFLDVPEARRGGVASSMFPSGKTHTDEAIGREFSDNKNSENGFWLVENRLTTDTEISDFPLERCMRIMPHDQNGGAFFIAVFRKLAASPAIHVEPTSSQGTLFTENTGKLKKFPYQVLQESLQLGVFPKSVLETDFTDGPDKSSLKSGHCNTCMEQNPPKIKASNDQEKAEDKRMFQNQSKWNGVDPIVFLKDEVVINSIRTFYGIDESFTLSGHLVTRNAESDLVKRIYYVSKSVKDLLELNFQIRQQLKITYVGQKMFERKKSKEDPSASCIFRISSEGLPILLPHITKQILHASPTDFGHLLLYKSRKFTNFVNVEFGKKASQLKPGCCVVVLNKDGESPFSDTWVDESLVAILCWKGKVCLNVMASDDDCQELLQRLRLCEGTGKESPLLVKKPSDNSDGDDEKKDLNMIEDIGYARIRTVC